The following proteins are encoded in a genomic region of Streptomyces collinus Tu 365:
- a CDS encoding AIM24 family protein: MKGDLFSSQHMVAPAVEPGMSVENAKCIKYAVSGEMYARQGAMIAHRGNLQFERKGQGVGGMLKRAVTGEGLPLMAVRGQGEVWFAHEAQNCFVVEVEQGDQFTVNGRNVLCFDPSLSYEIRTVKGSGIAGGGLFNSVFSGQGRLGLVCEGNPLVIPVSAQQPVYVDTDAVVGWTAHLQTSLHRSQSIGSMLRGGSGEAVQLMLQGEGFVVVRPSEATPQKAQQH; the protein is encoded by the coding sequence ATGAAGGGTGATCTCTTTTCCAGTCAGCACATGGTCGCGCCGGCCGTCGAGCCGGGGATGTCCGTCGAGAACGCCAAGTGCATCAAGTACGCGGTCAGCGGCGAGATGTACGCCCGCCAGGGGGCGATGATCGCGCACCGCGGCAACCTGCAGTTCGAACGCAAGGGCCAGGGCGTGGGCGGCATGCTCAAGCGCGCGGTCACCGGCGAGGGCCTGCCCCTGATGGCGGTCCGCGGCCAGGGCGAGGTCTGGTTCGCGCACGAGGCGCAGAACTGCTTCGTCGTCGAGGTGGAGCAGGGCGACCAGTTCACCGTCAACGGCCGCAACGTCCTGTGCTTCGACCCGTCGTTGTCGTACGAGATCAGGACCGTCAAGGGCTCCGGCATCGCCGGCGGCGGCCTGTTCAACAGCGTGTTCAGCGGACAGGGCAGGCTCGGACTGGTCTGCGAGGGCAACCCGCTGGTCATACCGGTGTCGGCGCAGCAGCCGGTCTACGTCGACACCGACGCGGTGGTCGGCTGGACCGCGCACCTGCAGACCTCCCTGCACCGCTCGCAGTCGATCGGCTCGATGCTGCGCGGCGGTTCCGGTGAGGCGGTGCAACTGATGCTCCAGGGCGAGGGGTTCGTCGTGGTGCGGCCGAGCGAGGCGACACCCCAGAAGGCGCAGCAGCACTGA
- a CDS encoding M4 family metallopeptidase, giving the protein MAVAVAVATAATGLAGTAFAGPSTGVERSAASATSTATLVVEAARTAAFAHASATGVSHGDELHAQDVLLDPEGARHVRFVRTHNGLPVLGGDLVVHLNRQLAYAGVTRAADHAVKPATTSAKLTAGQAAAKAAQAAKGDAGSAQLVLDARDGAATLAYQVTVTDKGSASTVVVDAVTGKVRSNTPVADEFLSPKLIDTLRKRGETVDPATGTASGSGSAGLAGSGVSGATSYPATAHGTGKTLFVGNVGLTTTATSRGHYQLKDPTRYGTEVRDAKNRKTESFGSGTKFTNTTDVWGNGTTTSRASAAADAQFGITKTLDFYKSTFNRKGIANNSKAARGMVHWGNKVGNAFWDPTCNCMLYGDGDGSVFKKPLVVLDVTGHELTHGVVEATAKLEPTFVDDRGNQYGEPGALNESLADIFGSNVEFYAKNAKDTPDYLIGEKLGLAQKFLRRLDHPSLDKLEGTVDYWSTDTYYTEVHAGSGVSSHAYYLLAEGSGKKTIGTVNYNSPTFNGSTVKGIGRTKATAIFYRALTRYMVSTTDFHDARVATLKAAKDLYGATSTEYKTVDKAWAAVNVTAANTPAARH; this is encoded by the coding sequence GTGGCGGTCGCCGTCGCGGTGGCGACGGCTGCCACGGGCCTGGCCGGTACGGCCTTCGCGGGTCCCTCCACGGGGGTGGAGCGGTCCGCCGCGTCCGCCACCTCGACCGCCACGCTGGTGGTGGAGGCGGCGCGCACCGCGGCCTTCGCCCACGCTTCGGCGACGGGTGTCTCGCACGGTGACGAACTCCACGCCCAGGACGTGCTCCTCGACCCCGAGGGCGCGCGTCACGTCCGCTTCGTCCGTACGCACAACGGACTCCCGGTGCTCGGCGGCGACCTCGTCGTCCACCTGAACCGGCAGCTCGCCTACGCGGGTGTCACCCGCGCCGCCGACCACGCCGTCAAGCCGGCCACGACCAGCGCCAAGCTGACCGCCGGTCAGGCCGCGGCGAAGGCCGCCCAGGCCGCCAAGGGCGACGCCGGCAGCGCCCAGCTCGTCCTGGACGCCCGTGACGGCGCCGCCACCCTGGCCTACCAGGTGACGGTGACCGACAAGGGCAGCGCGAGCACCGTCGTCGTCGACGCCGTCACCGGCAAGGTGCGCAGCAACACCCCCGTCGCCGACGAGTTCCTGTCGCCGAAGCTGATCGACACGCTGCGCAAGCGCGGCGAGACGGTCGACCCGGCCACCGGCACCGCCTCCGGCTCCGGCTCCGCCGGCCTGGCCGGCTCGGGCGTCTCCGGCGCGACGAGCTACCCGGCCACCGCCCACGGCACCGGCAAGACCCTCTTCGTGGGCAACGTCGGTCTCACCACCACGGCGACGTCGCGCGGCCACTACCAGCTCAAGGACCCGACCCGCTACGGCACCGAGGTCCGGGACGCCAAGAACCGGAAGACGGAGAGCTTCGGCTCCGGCACGAAGTTCACCAACACCACCGACGTGTGGGGCAACGGCACGACCACGAGCCGGGCCAGCGCCGCCGCCGACGCCCAGTTCGGCATCACCAAGACGCTGGACTTCTACAAGAGCACCTTCAACCGCAAGGGCATAGCCAACAACTCCAAGGCTGCCCGCGGCATGGTCCACTGGGGCAACAAGGTCGGCAACGCGTTCTGGGACCCGACCTGCAACTGCATGCTGTACGGCGACGGCGACGGCAGCGTCTTCAAGAAGCCGCTCGTCGTCCTCGACGTCACCGGCCACGAGCTGACCCACGGCGTGGTGGAGGCGACCGCGAAGCTGGAGCCGACCTTCGTCGACGACCGCGGCAACCAGTACGGCGAGCCCGGCGCGCTCAACGAGTCCCTCGCGGACATCTTCGGCTCCAACGTTGAGTTCTACGCGAAGAACGCCAAGGACACGCCGGACTACCTGATCGGCGAGAAGCTGGGCCTGGCCCAGAAGTTCCTGCGCCGCCTCGACCACCCCTCGCTCGACAAGCTCGAGGGCACGGTCGACTACTGGTCGACGGACACGTACTACACCGAGGTGCACGCCGGTTCCGGCGTCTCCTCGCACGCCTACTACCTCCTCGCCGAGGGCAGTGGCAAGAAGACGATCGGCACCGTGAACTACAACTCGCCGACGTTCAACGGCTCCACGGTCAAGGGCATCGGCCGTACCAAGGCCACCGCCATCTTCTACCGTGCGCTGACCCGCTACATGGTCTCCACCACCGACTTCCACGACGCGCGTGTCGCGACGCTGAAGGCGGCCAAGGACCTGTACGGGGCCACCAGCACCGAGTACAAGACGGTGGACAAGGCGTGGGCCGCGGTCAACGTGACCGCCGCCAACACGCCGGCCGCCCGCCACTGA
- a CDS encoding threonine/serine dehydratase, with translation MIGISDIEAAARRIAGHVVRTPTVPSPGLTALLGVPVTAKLELLQRTGSFKARGATAKLLSLSEAERAAGVVAVSGGNHGIALAVMAAALDVKATVVMPRTAPARSIELVEQAGASLRLTDGMDSAFALVLRLRDEGLTLVHPFDDPVVIAAQGTVGLELAEDVPDGEEPTDVLVSVGGGGLIAGVAAALRARFPDVRVWGVETEGAEAMAAALRAGGPVQVPVSSLVTTLSAPSVSRLTHDHVSALVEEVLVVPDREAVRGCLDLADRAKLWAEPAAGCLVPAARQVVERVGGGARLGLVVCGGNTTPAEMYGWADSFGLL, from the coding sequence TTGATCGGCATCTCGGACATCGAAGCCGCCGCCCGGCGGATCGCCGGACACGTCGTACGGACGCCGACGGTACCGAGCCCGGGGCTCACGGCGCTGCTCGGCGTCCCGGTCACCGCCAAGCTGGAACTGCTCCAGCGCACCGGCTCGTTCAAGGCGCGCGGGGCGACGGCCAAGCTGCTGTCGCTGAGCGAGGCCGAGCGGGCGGCCGGGGTGGTGGCGGTCAGCGGCGGCAACCACGGCATCGCCCTCGCGGTGATGGCGGCGGCCCTCGACGTGAAGGCGACCGTGGTCATGCCGCGCACCGCTCCGGCCCGCTCCATCGAGCTGGTCGAGCAGGCCGGGGCGTCGCTGCGGCTGACCGACGGCATGGACAGCGCCTTCGCATTGGTGCTCCGGCTGCGGGACGAGGGCCTCACCCTGGTCCACCCGTTCGACGACCCGGTCGTGATCGCCGCCCAGGGCACCGTGGGTCTGGAGCTCGCCGAGGACGTGCCGGACGGCGAGGAGCCCACGGACGTGCTGGTCAGCGTCGGCGGCGGGGGCCTGATCGCCGGAGTGGCGGCCGCGCTGCGCGCCCGCTTCCCGGACGTGCGGGTGTGGGGTGTGGAGACGGAGGGCGCCGAGGCCATGGCCGCCGCGCTGCGGGCGGGCGGCCCGGTGCAGGTGCCGGTGTCCTCGCTCGTCACCACGCTGAGCGCGCCCTCGGTGTCCCGGCTGACCCACGACCATGTGTCGGCGCTGGTCGAGGAGGTCCTGGTGGTGCCGGACCGGGAGGCCGTGCGGGGCTGCCTCGACCTCGCGGACCGGGCCAAGCTGTGGGCGGAGCCGGCCGCCGGCTGCCTGGTGCCGGCGGCCCGGCAGGTCGTGGAACGGGTCGGCGGCGGCGCCCGGCTGGGTCTCGTGGTGTGCGGCGGGAACACCACCCCCGCCGAGATGTACGGCTGGGCGGACAGCTTCGGGCTGCTCTGA
- a CDS encoding SGNH/GDSL hydrolase family protein gives MNGRSRCVCRVAAVLLLFLACESAPARATAPPARPVPGVPAPAGSGVVTWAASADRLDDGGAGRGYRLVVRTSVGGTDLRVRLSNAFGDRPLTFDGVHAGLRARGAALRPGSNRPLTFAGSRTVTVPAGALVWSDPVPGNVPAGADVAVSLHTPDAAGPATGHGMALQTSYLAHGDHGDHGAAQGAAGWRHTTGSWWYLDAVSVRPADPATGAVAALGDSLTDGWQSSAGLDRRWPDYLARRLTGAAAGTTVRGVADAGISGNKVLADGSGPSALHRLDRDVLSLPGVRTVLLFEGVNDLKAHTGVTAADLIAGYRGLARRVHAAGKCLVVATVTPFKSWPEWDPAAEAVRQEVNRFLRTDREFDAVADFDRALRSPHDPERLRPHLDNGDHLHLDDQGMRTLADAVPPHSLDCHR, from the coding sequence GTGAACGGCCGGTCGCGGTGCGTGTGCCGCGTCGCCGCCGTCCTGCTGCTCTTCCTCGCCTGCGAGTCGGCACCCGCCCGGGCCACCGCACCGCCCGCCCGGCCGGTCCCGGGCGTCCCCGCGCCCGCCGGCTCCGGGGTGGTCACCTGGGCGGCGAGCGCCGACCGCCTGGACGACGGCGGCGCCGGCCGCGGCTACCGGCTCGTCGTGCGCACCAGCGTCGGCGGCACCGACCTGCGCGTGCGCCTGTCCAACGCCTTCGGCGACCGCCCGCTCACCTTCGACGGCGTCCACGCCGGGCTGCGCGCCCGTGGCGCCGCACTGCGTCCGGGCAGCAACCGCCCGCTGACCTTCGCCGGGTCCCGTACGGTCACCGTCCCGGCCGGCGCGCTCGTGTGGAGCGACCCGGTGCCGGGGAACGTGCCCGCCGGCGCGGACGTGGCCGTCAGCCTGCACACCCCGGACGCGGCGGGACCGGCCACCGGTCACGGGATGGCCCTGCAGACGTCGTACCTCGCCCACGGCGACCACGGCGACCACGGCGCAGCGCAAGGCGCGGCCGGCTGGCGGCACACGACCGGCTCCTGGTGGTACCTCGACGCCGTCTCCGTGCGCCCCGCGGACCCCGCCACCGGTGCCGTGGCGGCGCTCGGCGACTCCCTCACCGACGGCTGGCAGTCCAGCGCCGGCCTGGACCGGCGCTGGCCCGACTACCTCGCCAGACGGCTGACCGGAGCGGCAGCCGGCACGACGGTCAGGGGCGTCGCCGACGCGGGGATCTCCGGCAACAAGGTGCTCGCCGACGGCTCCGGGCCGAGCGCCCTGCACCGCCTCGACCGGGACGTCCTCTCCCTGCCCGGCGTGCGCACCGTGCTGCTCTTCGAGGGCGTGAACGACCTCAAGGCCCACACCGGCGTCACCGCGGCGGACCTGATCGCCGGCTACCGCGGCCTCGCCCGGCGGGTGCACGCGGCCGGCAAGTGCCTGGTGGTCGCGACCGTGACCCCGTTCAAGAGCTGGCCCGAATGGGACCCGGCCGCCGAGGCCGTCCGCCAGGAGGTCAACCGTTTCCTGCGCACCGACCGGGAGTTCGACGCGGTCGCCGACTTCGACCGCGCCCTGCGCAGCCCCCACGACCCCGAACGGCTCAGGCCCCACCTCGACAACGGCGACCACCTGCACCTCGACGACCAGGGCATGCGCACCCTGGCCGACGCCGTCCCCCCGCACAGCCTCGACTGCCACCGCTGA
- a CDS encoding polyprenyl synthetase family protein produces the protein MTALPSAAQAPPLASGLLDDCRELVRPALAEAVGRLHPWTAEMAGYAFGWCEVGGAPADASGGKGVRQALALLGARAAGADARAGVPAAVAVELVHAFSLLHDDIMDGDATRRGRPALWHAYGTGPAVLAGDALFALAVETLATAPGGPGAVRLLSAALADLVRGQADDLLFAARPWTGPRRVTPEEYRVMAEHKTGALLGCAVALGAALGGACGPDVAALDRAGRHLGVAFQLVDDVLGLWGDPAVTGKPVGGDLREGKKTFPVLAALDSPAARHLPALLAGPGRAEEAAALVEQAGGRAAALAEAHAHTAAARALLARPALAAGPVAELLGLLDRLADRPW, from the coding sequence GTGACCGCCCTCCCCTCGGCGGCGCAGGCACCGCCCCTCGCCTCCGGACTCCTCGACGACTGCCGGGAACTGGTGCGGCCCGCCCTCGCCGAGGCGGTGGGCCGGCTGCACCCGTGGACGGCCGAGATGGCCGGGTACGCCTTCGGCTGGTGCGAGGTCGGCGGCGCGCCGGCCGACGCGTCCGGCGGCAAGGGCGTACGGCAGGCGCTGGCACTGCTGGGCGCACGGGCGGCCGGGGCCGACGCGCGGGCCGGGGTCCCAGCGGCGGTCGCGGTGGAGCTGGTGCACGCCTTCTCCCTGCTGCACGACGACATCATGGACGGCGACGCGACCAGGCGGGGCCGCCCGGCCCTCTGGCATGCGTACGGCACCGGTCCCGCGGTGCTCGCCGGGGACGCGCTGTTCGCCCTGGCCGTGGAGACCCTCGCGACGGCGCCCGGCGGACCCGGTGCGGTGCGGCTGCTGTCCGCCGCGCTGGCCGACCTGGTCCGCGGGCAGGCCGACGACCTGCTGTTCGCCGCGCGGCCCTGGACCGGGCCGCGGCGGGTGACGCCCGAGGAGTACCGGGTGATGGCCGAGCACAAGACGGGCGCGCTGCTCGGCTGCGCGGTGGCGCTGGGCGCGGCGCTCGGCGGGGCGTGCGGGCCGGACGTGGCCGCGCTGGACCGGGCCGGGCGCCATCTGGGCGTCGCCTTCCAGCTGGTGGACGACGTGCTCGGCCTCTGGGGCGACCCGGCCGTCACCGGCAAGCCGGTGGGCGGCGATCTGCGCGAGGGCAAGAAGACCTTCCCGGTCCTGGCCGCCCTTGACTCCCCCGCCGCCCGTCACCTGCCCGCACTCCTGGCCGGACCGGGCCGCGCCGAGGAGGCGGCGGCGCTGGTCGAACAGGCCGGCGGCCGTGCCGCCGCGCTGGCCGAGGCCCACGCGCACACCGCCGCCGCACGGGCCCTGCTCGCCCGGCCGGCGCTGGCCGCCGGTCCCGTCGCCGAGCTGCTGGGACTGCTCGACCGGCTGGCGGACCGCCCCTGGTGA
- a CDS encoding serine hydrolase domain-containing protein: MISSIVGKGAVLGTIALSLLAVPARAAGPHTDPEASATLPAPDATGLIEVLRTAVTEGAPGALAEVDDNGSSYRLARGVADRGTRQLISTDDRFRIGSVTKTFSTVVLLQLADEHRLDLDAPVDRYLPGLLPDDRITVRHLLSHRSGLYDYTNDMFARSVPGFEAVRDKVFTYGQLVRLSLTKPRTNEPGAAYAYSNTNFVVAGMLIEKLTGHPVKTEYDNRILKPLKLTDTFYVHPDTRIPGRYARGYLTPDTAGAPLVDATAQTASWAQSAGALISSARDLNTFFSALLGGKLVSPARLAEMERFTRVDAKTSYGLGLRRRDLSCGVSVYGHTGAVQGYYTYAFATKDGRRSVTAAATTSNNGKVLTTLGGVLESAFCGKQAKARSLPAAGAPDLTQ, from the coding sequence ATGATCTCATCAATCGTGGGCAAGGGTGCGGTACTCGGGACGATCGCACTGTCCCTGCTCGCGGTCCCGGCCCGGGCGGCCGGACCGCACACGGACCCGGAGGCGTCGGCGACGCTCCCGGCGCCCGACGCCACCGGCCTGATCGAGGTGCTGCGCACGGCGGTGACCGAGGGCGCGCCCGGGGCGCTGGCCGAGGTCGACGACAACGGCAGCAGCTACCGGCTGGCCCGCGGTGTGGCCGACCGCGGCACCCGGCAACTCATCAGCACCGACGACCGCTTCCGCATCGGCAGCGTGACCAAGACGTTCTCGACCGTGGTCCTGCTGCAGCTGGCGGACGAGCACCGGCTGGACCTCGACGCCCCGGTCGACCGCTACCTGCCCGGGCTGCTGCCGGACGACCGGATCACGGTCCGGCACCTGCTGAGCCACCGCAGCGGACTGTACGACTACACCAACGACATGTTCGCCCGGAGCGTCCCCGGCTTCGAGGCGGTGCGCGACAAGGTCTTCACCTACGGGCAGCTGGTCCGGCTCTCGCTCACCAAGCCCCGCACCAACGAGCCGGGCGCCGCCTACGCCTACTCGAACACCAACTTCGTCGTGGCGGGCATGCTCATCGAGAAGCTCACCGGACACCCGGTCAAGACCGAGTACGACAACCGCATCCTGAAGCCGCTGAAGCTGACCGACACCTTCTACGTCCACCCCGACACCCGGATCCCCGGCCGGTACGCCCGCGGCTACCTCACCCCCGACACCGCCGGCGCCCCGCTGGTCGACGCCACGGCCCAGACCGCGTCCTGGGCGCAGAGCGCGGGTGCCCTCATCTCCAGCGCCCGGGACCTGAACACCTTCTTCTCCGCGCTGCTCGGCGGGAAGCTGGTGTCCCCGGCACGGCTCGCCGAGATGGAGCGCTTCACCCGGGTCGATGCGAAGACGTCGTACGGTCTCGGGCTGCGCCGCCGCGATCTGTCCTGCGGTGTCTCGGTGTACGGCCACACGGGCGCGGTGCAGGGCTACTACACGTACGCGTTCGCCACGAAGGACGGCAGGCGCAGTGTCACCGCCGCGGCCACCACCTCGAACAACGGCAAGGTGCTCACCACCCTGGGCGGCGTGCTGGAGTCGGCGTTCTGCGGCAAGCAGGCCAAGGCCCGGAGCCTCCCCGCGGCCGGGGCGCCGGACCTGACACAGTAG
- a CDS encoding tetratricopeptide repeat protein, which produces MYGKAFAPEYQGALTTLSVNSSLTDVLAEGTERLREAERSGSPGEAARCGLAVAEAHRRLGQVRDADRAWKASYRAAREAGDTAAMAWALWSGGTLARQRGAFPLAWRLLGLAAELGERGGDVVVRGYSLAGLAETGRIQGDYAAVARLHEQLLAEARRRGEARHTVWALEGIAQIHRNTGDHDRAYALFAEAAEIAERAEDRRGHAWALRGLADVLSVRDGDTERALELLARAEESCRAMNLSSALAYNHKMRGNVLYRAGRYPEARDLYRLALEEFRAMSEPRGEALSRLGLAKSLARLGRDRAETAAELADLAGILERCGLRHAREMVARAQEEFGLVAEAVR; this is translated from the coding sequence ATGTACGGCAAGGCTTTCGCCCCCGAGTACCAGGGCGCCCTGACCACCCTGTCCGTGAACTCCTCGCTGACCGACGTGCTGGCCGAGGGCACCGAACGCCTGCGCGAGGCCGAGCGTTCGGGCAGCCCCGGCGAGGCGGCCCGCTGCGGGCTGGCCGTCGCCGAGGCGCACCGGCGGCTCGGCCAGGTGCGGGACGCCGACCGGGCCTGGAAGGCGAGCTACCGGGCGGCCCGCGAGGCCGGGGACACGGCCGCGATGGCCTGGGCGCTGTGGAGCGGCGGCACCCTCGCCCGCCAGCGCGGGGCGTTCCCGCTGGCCTGGCGGCTGCTCGGGCTCGCCGCCGAACTCGGCGAGCGGGGCGGGGACGTGGTGGTGCGCGGCTACTCGCTCGCCGGACTCGCCGAGACCGGCCGCATCCAGGGAGACTACGCCGCCGTGGCCCGCCTGCACGAGCAGTTGCTGGCCGAGGCCCGCCGGCGGGGGGAGGCCCGGCACACGGTGTGGGCGCTGGAGGGCATCGCCCAGATCCACCGCAACACCGGCGACCACGACCGGGCGTACGCGCTCTTCGCGGAGGCGGCCGAGATAGCCGAGCGGGCGGAGGACCGGCGTGGGCACGCCTGGGCGCTGCGCGGGCTCGCCGACGTCCTCTCGGTCCGCGACGGGGACACCGAGCGGGCGCTGGAACTGCTGGCCCGGGCCGAGGAGTCGTGCCGGGCGATGAACCTGTCCAGCGCGCTCGCCTACAACCACAAGATGCGCGGAAACGTGCTGTACCGCGCGGGCCGTTACCCCGAGGCGCGGGACCTGTACCGGCTGGCCCTGGAGGAGTTCCGCGCGATGAGCGAGCCGCGCGGTGAGGCGCTGTCCCGCCTCGGACTCGCCAAGTCGCTGGCCCGCCTCGGCCGCGACCGCGCCGAGACCGCGGCCGAACTCGCCGATCTGGCGGGCATCCTGGAGCGCTGCGGGCTGCGGCACGCACGGGAGATGGTGGCCCGCGCCCAGGAGGAGTTCGGCCTGGTGGCGGAGGCCGTACGGTGA
- a CDS encoding serine/threonine protein kinase, translating to MVEPHVHTSGPVAGRYRLVEVVARETNRLWWHAEDVTAHRSLLASQVALPADCDADTLRRATARVVRTSEIMRLLCPGRVAAVVDAVVEGGDLWTVAERIDGTPLSELLDRTGPFGPARAARIGLDVLDVLQAAHDEGITHGELSPGQIFVPDSGPAVVAGFGLAGTTLVPRLTAPSYASPEQARDERIGPAADLWALGAVLYTSVEGRPPFRDRGRPDATLRAVDRLPLRAPLRTGELTQAVQGLLRKNSRERLTRPVVRAALTRALDDDTAPDPAPCPSPAPAPPPAPRPGDETASGSGAAAEPWSDDAPAPGPDTAGTPGPGDASAAWPGDAHAPRTDGARPGSASAPWSDDAPAPWPGDASAAWPGDARAPRTEAAPGDGTSGSDGGHTAPRWRGAARGRLLTAVGTTLAVVTVAAAVLAATHHLPGLSGAGAAGRPGAASAPPAEGTAGRTPGRSTGPAPTTAGPAPTTAGPGPSATPGGSAAVPDGYRRYTAPEGFSVALPDGWKRLSTVRASRLVYRVTFGTGDGSPALAVTHSDRVGPDPAAVWRDDVEPQLRQLPGYQRVAGAVPTTYQGHRAADLEWLSGTGDARAHTFGRGFLLGGGQGFSLRFTTPAAAWNTAANRLALRTFLGTFRPSGG from the coding sequence ATGGTCGAGCCGCACGTCCACACATCCGGGCCGGTGGCCGGCCGGTACCGGCTGGTCGAGGTCGTCGCGCGGGAGACGAACCGTCTGTGGTGGCACGCCGAGGACGTGACGGCGCACCGGTCCCTGCTGGCGTCGCAGGTCGCCCTCCCGGCGGACTGCGACGCCGACACCCTGCGCCGCGCCACCGCCCGGGTCGTGCGCACCTCGGAGATCATGCGGCTGCTGTGCCCCGGCCGGGTCGCCGCCGTCGTGGACGCCGTCGTGGAGGGGGGCGACCTGTGGACGGTCGCGGAGCGGATCGACGGCACCCCGCTGAGCGAACTCCTCGACCGTACGGGCCCGTTCGGGCCGGCGCGGGCGGCCCGCATCGGCCTCGACGTGCTCGACGTGCTCCAGGCCGCGCACGACGAGGGCATCACCCACGGCGAGCTGAGCCCCGGGCAGATCTTCGTCCCGGACTCGGGCCCGGCCGTCGTCGCCGGGTTCGGCCTGGCGGGCACGACCCTGGTGCCCAGGCTCACCGCGCCGTCGTACGCCTCACCGGAGCAGGCCCGCGACGAGCGCATCGGGCCGGCCGCCGACCTGTGGGCGCTCGGCGCCGTCCTCTACACCTCGGTCGAGGGACGCCCGCCGTTCCGCGACCGCGGCCGGCCCGACGCCACCCTGCGGGCCGTGGACCGGCTGCCCCTGCGCGCCCCGCTGCGCACCGGCGAACTCACCCAGGCCGTGCAGGGGCTGCTGCGCAAGAACTCCCGCGAGCGACTGACCCGGCCGGTGGTCCGCGCGGCCCTGACCCGTGCCCTCGACGACGACACCGCCCCGGACCCCGCCCCCTGTCCCTCCCCCGCGCCCGCACCGCCACCGGCGCCCCGGCCCGGCGACGAGACGGCATCGGGGAGCGGGGCCGCGGCCGAACCCTGGTCCGACGACGCGCCCGCGCCAGGGCCCGATACCGCGGGCACGCCCGGGCCCGGCGACGCATCCGCGGCCTGGCCCGGCGACGCACACGCGCCCCGGACCGATGGAGCCCGGCCCGGTTCCGCGTCCGCGCCCTGGTCCGACGACGCACCGGCGCCCTGGCCCGGCGACGCATCCGCGGCCTGGCCCGGCGACGCACGCGCGCCCCGGACCGAGGCCGCGCCCGGCGACGGCACCTCCGGGTCGGACGGCGGGCACACCGCACCGCGGTGGCGCGGGGCGGCCCGCGGACGCCTGCTGACGGCGGTCGGCACCACGCTCGCGGTCGTCACCGTCGCCGCCGCCGTGCTGGCCGCCACCCACCACCTGCCCGGCCTCTCCGGCGCAGGGGCGGCCGGCCGGCCCGGCGCGGCCTCCGCCCCGCCGGCCGAGGGCACCGCGGGGCGCACGCCCGGCCGGAGCACCGGCCCGGCCCCGACCACCGCCGGCCCGGCCCCGACCACCGCCGGCCCGGGCCCGAGCGCCACCCCCGGCGGCTCCGCCGCCGTCCCGGACGGCTACCGCCGCTACACCGCCCCCGAGGGCTTCTCCGTGGCGCTGCCGGACGGCTGGAAGCGGCTGAGCACCGTGCGCGCCTCCCGACTGGTCTATCGCGTCACCTTCGGAACCGGCGACGGCTCCCCGGCCCTCGCCGTCACCCACAGCGACCGGGTCGGCCCGGACCCGGCCGCCGTGTGGCGCGACGACGTCGAGCCGCAGCTCAGGCAGCTCCCCGGCTACCAGCGGGTGGCCGGCGCGGTGCCCACCACCTACCAGGGGCACCGCGCCGCCGACCTGGAGTGGCTGTCCGGGACCGGGGACGCGCGGGCGCACACCTTCGGCCGCGGTTTCCTGCTCGGCGGCGGGCAGGGCTTCTCCCTGCGCTTCACCACGCCTGCGGCCGCCTGGAACACCGCCGCGAACCGCCTGGCGCTGCGGACCTTCCTGGGCACCTTCCGCCCGTCCGGCGGCTGA